The Osmerus eperlanus chromosome 15, fOsmEpe2.1, whole genome shotgun sequence genome includes a window with the following:
- the c15h11orf65 gene encoding protein MFI isoform X1, with amino-acid sequence MPGGKIQEMERGTEFTIDTVPTASPFFSEELESHDKLYQRSACIIQRTWRRHVDTQVFKYFKMLVSFRNQGDPRLLLRSINPREANMLDAAAGAYIRFRLGGISFPPSIYYKIFTHRPIVDMCANSPKDYTHPGAKRPVPRQVHNGRALVLDDQSGWYRRVENNGWRILCGKIVLLGDIIETETSSRKIQFHHSKLQRRQDVERKRRMRKMEWFKKMYKQGSLHARTQHPEAAALVECSAQGMVDAMETLGANHIVDWEVDELIEWTNALNFDEYIREWRDQGTSTYSSKDAESKLAPSSGSANEGDQMGTYRSVLHPLASSLIQ; translated from the exons ATGCCCGGTGGGAAAATCCAG gaaatggaaagaggaacagagttCACCATAGACAC TGTTCCCACAGCATCCCCCTTTTTCTCTGAGGAGTTGGAGAGTCATGATAAACTGTACCAGCGTTCTGCATGCATCATACAGAGAACCTGGAGGAGACATgtg GACACACAAGTGTTCAAGTACTTTAAGATGCTGGTGAGCTTCCGTAACCAAGGCGATCCTCGTCTATTGCTCCGGTCCATCAACCCCAGAGAG GCGAACATGCTGGACGCTGCAGCTGGGGCGTACATCAGATTCAGactgggaggg atctccttcccccccagcATCTACTACAAGATTTTTACCCATCGGCCTATTGTTGACATGTGTGCCAACAGTCCCAAGGACTACACCCATCCAGGCGCCAAGAGGCCCGTTCCCCGGCAGGTCCACAATGGCCGGGCCCTGGTCCTGGACGATCAGAGCGGCTGGTACCGCCGGGTGGAGAACAATGGCTGGAGAATTCTTTGTGGCAAG ATTGTGCTCCTGGGTGACATCATTGAGACAGAGACCAGTAGCAGGAAAATACAGTTCCACCACTCCAAgctgcagaggagacaggatgtggaaaggaagaggaggatgaggaagatggAGTGGTTCAAAAAGAT gtacAAGCAGGGCTCCCTCCATGCTCGTACTCAGCACCCGGAGGCAGCGGCTCTGGTGGAATGCTCAGCCCAGGGCATGGTGGATGCCATGGAGACGCTGGGGGCCAATCACATTGTCGACTGGGAGGTGGATGAGCTGATTGAGTGGACCAATGCCCTCAACTTTGATGA GTACATAAGAGAGTGGAGAGATCAAGGAACCAGTACATACTCTAGTAAAG ATGCAGAGTCTAAACTGGCCCCATCCTCAGGATCTGCTAATGAGGGCGATCAGATGGGCACGTACCGCAGCGTACTCCACCCCCTGGCCTCTAGCCTCATCCAATGA
- the c15h11orf65 gene encoding protein MFI isoform X2, with product MPGGKIQEMERGTEFTIDTVPTASPFFSEELESHDKLYQRSACIIQRTWRRHVDTQVFKYFKMLVSFRNQGDPRLLLRSINPREANMLDAAAGAYIRFRLGGISFPPSIYYKIFTHRPIVDMCANSPKDYTHPGAKRPVPRQVHNGRALVLDDQSGWYRRVENNGWRILCGKIVLLGDIIETETSSRKIQFHHSKLQRRQDVERKRRMRKMEWFKKMYKQGSLHARTQHPEAAALVECSAQGMVDAMETLGANHIVDWEVDELIEWTNALNFDEYIREWRDQGTSTYSSKESKLAPSSGSANEGDQMGTYRSVLHPLASSLIQ from the exons ATGCCCGGTGGGAAAATCCAG gaaatggaaagaggaacagagttCACCATAGACAC TGTTCCCACAGCATCCCCCTTTTTCTCTGAGGAGTTGGAGAGTCATGATAAACTGTACCAGCGTTCTGCATGCATCATACAGAGAACCTGGAGGAGACATgtg GACACACAAGTGTTCAAGTACTTTAAGATGCTGGTGAGCTTCCGTAACCAAGGCGATCCTCGTCTATTGCTCCGGTCCATCAACCCCAGAGAG GCGAACATGCTGGACGCTGCAGCTGGGGCGTACATCAGATTCAGactgggaggg atctccttcccccccagcATCTACTACAAGATTTTTACCCATCGGCCTATTGTTGACATGTGTGCCAACAGTCCCAAGGACTACACCCATCCAGGCGCCAAGAGGCCCGTTCCCCGGCAGGTCCACAATGGCCGGGCCCTGGTCCTGGACGATCAGAGCGGCTGGTACCGCCGGGTGGAGAACAATGGCTGGAGAATTCTTTGTGGCAAG ATTGTGCTCCTGGGTGACATCATTGAGACAGAGACCAGTAGCAGGAAAATACAGTTCCACCACTCCAAgctgcagaggagacaggatgtggaaaggaagaggaggatgaggaagatggAGTGGTTCAAAAAGAT gtacAAGCAGGGCTCCCTCCATGCTCGTACTCAGCACCCGGAGGCAGCGGCTCTGGTGGAATGCTCAGCCCAGGGCATGGTGGATGCCATGGAGACGCTGGGGGCCAATCACATTGTCGACTGGGAGGTGGATGAGCTGATTGAGTGGACCAATGCCCTCAACTTTGATGA GTACATAAGAGAGTGGAGAGATCAAGGAACCAGTACATACTCTAGTAAAG AGTCTAAACTGGCCCCATCCTCAGGATCTGCTAATGAGGGCGATCAGATGGGCACGTACCGCAGCGTACTCCACCCCCTGGCCTCTAGCCTCATCCAATGA